CAAGTCGTCAATTATCTCCTGGCGCTCCTCGTTTGAGATGTTCTCAGTTAGTGCCTTGACAAATCCCCTTGATTTCTTTTTTTTCAGCTTGCACTGGAGGAACAGTATGGGGTTCTCAAAGTGGCCCTGAAGATTTTGCACTGCAAAGTCCTCCTCATCCACTCCGAACATCTCCTTGAATGAGTCAAGTATCTTTTGCAGGTCTTCGGTTGCGTGTATGATGACTTGGATGTCTACTTCAAGTCTTTTTTCCATGAGTGAAAGGTCTGCCCTATGCTTGCAGTAGTGCCACTTCGGCTTCCGCAGTTCTGATGAGCTTTACCTTTTCAAGTCCGACGTGTCTTATTCTGATGACCTTCTTTGCTGCCGCCATGATGTCAGAGTTTATCTTTCCGTAGCATGTGGCCTGCACAAACTGGTCGATTGTCATCTCTGGGACGGTCTTGCCCATCACGTCTCTTGCAATCAGTCTGAGGGCGTGCTTTCTTGATGTGTTTAGCTTTTTGTGGGTTAGTGCGATAACCTTGATCCTAAAGATGTAGTTGTCCTTTGTCTTTACGTCCATTACAAAGCTGACCTTACTTGATCCCCGTCTGATGAGGCTTCGCAGGAACTCTTTTGCATACTCGTATCTCTTGAAGATGGAATACGCCTTGTCCCCGTCTATCTTGCTTATCTGGAAGTAAATCTTGTACTGGTACTGGGACGGATCCCCTTTTAGAATATCGAATAGTGTGACCTCTAGCACTCGGCCTATTGCCTTTTTCTCGTCGGTGATTGGAATGTATGCGATTGGTGCATTGTTAAATGACTCTGGAGCAATTACAGTGACCCATTTTTTCTCACGCCACTTGTCCTTTACTCTAGCACCCTTTCTTCGAGCCAATTATTATCGACGTCTGAAGCCAAAATATAAGTTGTAGGCTCGTTTGGGCGCCGATTTCAGTCTGCCTCCAAATGTGCCTGCTAGATCAAGCTTGCTCCAAGATAACGTTGCAACGGCTTTGGCACCTCTACGTGGCCGTCCCTTGTCTGAAAGTTCTCCAT
This genomic stretch from Candidatus Nitrosotenuis cloacae harbors:
- a CDS encoding 30S ribosomal protein S3ae, translated to MARRKGARVKDKWREKKWVTVIAPESFNNAPIAYIPITDEKKAIGRVLEVTLFDILKGDPSQYQYKIYFQISKIDGDKAYSIFKRYEYAKEFLRSLIRRGSSKVSFVMDVKTKDNYIFRIKVIALTHKKLNTSRKHALRLIARDVMGKTVPEMTIDQFVQATCYGKINSDIMAAAKKVIRIRHVGLEKVKLIRTAEAEVALLQA
- a CDS encoding RNA-binding domain-containing protein, whose protein sequence is MEKRLEVDIQVIIHATEDLQKILDSFKEMFGVDEEDFAVQNLQGHFENPILFLQCKLKKKKSRGFVKALTENISNEERQEIIDDLENRCDQSALFLRISKQGLVQKRVYLADQDPVKLKIYTPIYTQKDLIRTYSAIMQGTV